A single genomic interval of Trachemys scripta elegans isolate TJP31775 chromosome 3, CAS_Tse_1.0, whole genome shotgun sequence harbors:
- the GPR31 gene encoding 12-(S)-hydroxy-5,8,10,14-eicosatetraenoic acid receptor yields MTSSNCSVYNEPVEIAMHILLILEFGLGLTSNAIAFWTFYFRLKIWKSHAVYLLNLVIADVLLNICLPFRLVLALRFSIIETWDYRERLCSVILFALSLSQAVSIAFLTAVALDRYFRVVHPNNKTSSLTARNAKVIACLVWLLAIGLTVEILVAPRPKNSTECRSFTLQGEANFYSIWHVIVFFLEFLIPFGLILFCTVGIIRKLKKSPRDLSSQPKLRKAMLLVIAVVVVFGICFLPSVLGRVLVYILQSFESCAAFRFAVNVFDVTICWTYLNSALDPIVYCFSSPTFRSSYRKIFNSLRVRRNEVEPQSLDISKDSES; encoded by the coding sequence ATGACAAGTTCTAACTGCTCGGTTTACAATGAGCCTGTGGAAATAGCCATGCACATCCTACTAATTTTGGAATTTGGGCTGGGACTCACAAGCAATGCTATTGCTTTTTGGACGTTCTACTTCCGTTTGAAAATTTGGAAGTCACACGCTGTCTACTTGCTCAACCTGGTTATTGCAGACGTCTTGCTGAACATTTGCCTGCCGTTTCGACTGGTGCTTGCTCTCAGGTTTAGCATTATAGAGACATGGGATTATAGAGAGCGACTCTGTTCAGTAATACTCTTCGCACTCTCTCTTTCCCAAGCAGTCTCCATCGCATTTCTCACTGCTGTGGCTCTGGATCGCTATTTCCGGGTGGTCCACCCTAACAATAAAACCAGCTCGCTCACAGCCAGGAATGCTAAAGTCATTGCTTGCTTGGTTTGGCTTTTAGCAATTGGATTGACTGTTGAGATCCTGGTTGCTCCTCGACCCAAAAACTCCACGGAGTGCCGCAGTTTCACCCTACAAGGAGAAGCCAACTTCTACAGCATCTGGCATGTCATCGTATTCTTTTTGGAGTTTCTCATTCCCTTTGGCCTCATTTTGTTTTGCACAGTTGGCATCATCCGGAAGCTGAAGAAGAGCCCCCGTGATTTGAGCAGTCAACCTAAGCTGCGGAAAGCTATGTTGTTAGTGATTGCAGTAGTGGTGGTGTTCGGAATTTGCTTCCTGCCTAGCGTGTTGGGCAGAGTGCTTGTGTATATTCTCCAAAGCTTTGAAAGTTGTGCAGCTTTTCGTTTTGCTGTGAATGTATTTGATGTTACTATCTGCTGGACCTATCTCAACAGTGCTTTGGACCCCATCGTGTACTGCTTCTCAAGTCCGACTTTTCGAAGTTCCTATAGAAAGATCTTTAATTCTCTAAGGGTGAGAAGAAATGAAGTGGAACCCCAGAGCTTGGACATTTCCAAAGATTCTGAAAGTTGA